GGCGCCGCCGTGATGATGGCGTTGACGATGGCGTTCGTCGGCGACCTGCTGCCGCGGGAGCGCACCGGCAGCGCCATGGGGCTGCTGGGCACGATGTCGGCGGTGGGCACGGCGCTGGGGCCGACCCTGGGCGGCGCGCTGATCGCCGCGCTCGGCTGGCGCTGGATCTTCCTGGCGAACCTGCCGCTGGGCCTCCTGGCGATGGCGCTGGCCGGCCGCTATCTGCCCGCCGACCGGCCGCGGGCGGCGGCCGGCGCGCGGTTCGATGCCGCGGGCACGCTGCTGCTGGCGGCGGCGCTGGCGGCCTATGCGCTGGCGATGACGCTGGGACGCGGCCATTTCAGCGGGCTCAACGCCGGCCTGCTGCTGGCCGCGGTCGCGGGCGGTTGGCTGTTCCTGCGGGTCGAGGCGCGCACGGCGTCGCCGCTGCTGGATCCGGCGCTGCTGCGTCAACCGCGCCTGGGCGCCGGACTGGCGATGAACGCGCTGGTGTCCACGGTGATGATGGCGACGTTGGTCGTCGGCCCGTTCTACCTGACCCAGGCGCTGGGACTGAGCGCGGCGCAGGCCGGGCTGGCGATGTCGGCGGGGCCGGTGGTCAGCGCGCTGTGCGGAGTGCCGGCGGGACGCCTGGTGGACCGCTACGGCGCCGGACGGATCATGCGCGCGGCGCTGGCCGCGCTCGCCGTCGGCACGGCCCTGCTGGCGGCCGCGCCGGCGACGCTGGGCGTGGCGGGCTACATCGGGCCGATCGGGGTGCTGACCGTGGGCTACGCGGTATTCCAGGCCGCCAACAATACCGGCGTCATGGCGGCCATCGGCGCGCACCAGCGCGGCCTGGTGTCGGGCATGCTGAACCTGTCGCGCAACCTGGGGCTGGTGACCGGAGCGTCGGTCATGGGCGCGGTGTTCGCGTCGGGGGCGGGCGCGGCCGACCTGGCGGGCGCCTCCGCGGCGGCGGTGGCGCGCGGCATGGCGCTGACGTTCGGCGTGGCGGCGGCGCTGGGCGCGACGGCGCTGGTCATTGCCTGGCGCGGCCGGGGCTGAGCGCGCCGGCCCGGGCCATTGAATGCCGCGACGCCCTAGTCGCGCGCCTGCTCGGGCAAGGTCAGCAGCCGTTCGATGGCGGCGTCGTCGACGGCTTCAGAGGCCGCGTCATGGGTGTCGGCGTCGCGCAGCGCCTGCGGGAACGCCAGGCCGGTGGCCCCCTCGATCCACGCCAGCGGCTTTTGCTGCATCTTGAACAGCTTGTCGAAATGCAGCACCTCGAAGTCGATGCCGTCGACCAGCTTTTCCTGCGATAGCCGGAAGCCGGTGGCGCGCAGCGCGCCGCGGGCGTCGAACCAGGCCACCACCTTGAAGCAGCTCAGCGCGACCTGCACCGAGGCGTAGACCGGATCGTCGTTCAGGAAGATCGGGC
The window above is part of the Achromobacter deleyi genome. Proteins encoded here:
- a CDS encoding MFS transporter; this encodes MSQSLPQSAPAARAGGAVAWPLASLALSLLLASLGTSSANVGLPTLARVFDAPFSLVQWIVLAYLLAITLCVVGAGRLGDLIGRRRLLLAGIAVFTAASALCGLASSLWLLLAARALQGAGAAVMMALTMAFVGDLLPRERTGSAMGLLGTMSAVGTALGPTLGGALIAALGWRWIFLANLPLGLLAMALAGRYLPADRPRAAAGARFDAAGTLLLAAALAAYALAMTLGRGHFSGLNAGLLLAAVAGGWLFLRVEARTASPLLDPALLRQPRLGAGLAMNALVSTVMMATLVVGPFYLTQALGLSAAQAGLAMSAGPVVSALCGVPAGRLVDRYGAGRIMRAALAALAVGTALLAAAPATLGVAGYIGPIGVLTVGYAVFQAANNTGVMAAIGAHQRGLVSGMLNLSRNLGLVTGASVMGAVFASGAGAADLAGASAAAVARGMALTFGVAAALGATALVIAWRGRG